From Abiotrophia defectiva ATCC 49176:
ATAACCAAGCAGACTTTGACTCTAACCGCCGAGGTGGTGGTAGCCGCCGTAAGAACCGTGGTCGTCACAACCGTCAAAATGCTAACGTGACCGAATCCAAGGGGATTACTGCTCGTAAGCATAAGGAATTGCCAGAGAAGTTAGTCTACACGGAAGGTATGAATATCCAAGAGATTGCTAAGCTCTTCCACCGTGACGCTAGTGAAATCATCAAGAAACTCCTCATGTTAGGGGTTATGGCCAACCAAAACCAAGCGCTTTCCAAGGAAGTTATTGAATTAATTGCCATGGAATATGGGGTAGAAGCAGAAGAAAAAGTGGTCATTGATAATGCTGACTTGGAACGTCACTTCGCCCAAGAAGAAATTAAGCCTGAAAACTTAGTCACACGTCCACCAGTTGTCACCATTATGGGGCACGTCGACCATGGTAAGACCACTCTCTTGGACCAATTGCGTAATACCAACGTTTCCGAAGGTGAAGCCGGCGGGATTACCCAGCATATCGGGGCCTACCAAGTTAAGATTAACGACAAGTTAATTACCTTCTTAGATACGCCTGGTCACGAGGCCTTCACCACTATGCGTGCCCGTGGTGCGGATGTTACTGACATCACCATCATCGTGGTAGCAGCGGATGACGGGGTCATGCCTCAAACGGTTGAAGCTATTAACCACGCCAAAGCGGCTGATGTTCCAATCATCGTTGCTATTAACAAGATTGATAAGCCTGGGGCTAATCCTGATCGCGTCATGCAAGAATTAACCGAGCACGGTTTGATTCCAGAAGCATGGGGTGGGGAAACTATCTTCGTGCCAATTTCTGCTAAGTTCAATCAAAACATTGAAGAACTCTTGGAGATGATTCTCTTAGTTTCTGAAGTGGAAGAATTGAAGGCTGATCCTCAACGCTTGGCTATCGGGACCGTTATCGAAGCCCGTTTAGACAAGTCTCAAGGTTCAACGGCAACTCTCTTGGTACAACAAGGGACCCTTCATGTGGGGGATCCAATCGTTGTCGGGAATGCCTACGGTAAAGTCCGGACCATGGTCAACGACGCTGGCCGTCGTATTCGCCAAGCGGGTCCTGCAACGCCAGTTGAAATCACTGGTTTGAATGACGCGCCGCAAGCGGGTGACCTCTTTGTAGTCTTCCCAGACGAAAAATCTGCTCGTGCGGCAGGTGAAGAACGTGCTAAACGTGCTCAGTTGGCTATGCGTGACCTTAAGAAGAAGGTGACCTTGGACAACTTGTTCGAGAGCTTGCAAGAAGGCGAGCTCAAGTCTGTTAATGTCATCATCAAAGGCGACGTACAAGGTTCCGTTGAAGCCTTGTCCGCTAGTCTTCAGAAGATTGATGTTGAAGGCGTCCGTGTGGACATTATCCACCAAGCAGTAGGTGCCATCAACGAAAGTGATATTACCCTGGCTCAAGCTTCAGGTGCCATTGTTATCGGCTTTAACGTGCGTCCTACGCCACAAGCGCGTTCCTTGGCCAACGATAACGAAATCGATATTCGTCTCCACCGCATTATCTACAATGTCATCGAGGAGATCGAAACAGCCATGAAGGGTATGCTAGATCCTGAATACGTGGAAGAAATTACCGGTCAAGTGGTTGTTCGTGAAACTTTCGTCGTTTCTAAGGTTGGGACAATTGCAGGTTCTTATGTCTTGGATGGTTTCATCCAACGTAACAGCAAGGTTCGGATTATTCGTGACAACATTGTCATCTATGAAGGCGAACTAGCTAGTCTCAAACGCTTCAAAGACGATGCCAAAGAAGTTACTAAGGGCTTTGAGTGCGGGATTATGATTGAAAACTATAACGACATTAAAATTGACGACATCATCGAACCATACCGTATGGTTGAAGTCAAACGTAGCTAGGAGGGAGCAAGCCTATGGCAAACTATCGTGTAGGCCGTGTACGCCAAGAAATCATGCGTGAAGTCAACCGCATTTTGCTACGCGAAGCCAAAGATCCGCGTATCGAAGGGGTGACCATTACCGATGTGGATTTAACAGGCGACTTGCAACAGGCGACCATCTTCTACTCAACACTGAGTGATAAAGCTGGTGAGCGTCAGAAGACGGAAGCAGGGCTCAAGGCAGTAACAGGTCTGGTTCGCAGTGAACTGGGCAAGGTTCTCAAGCTCTACAAGACACCTGAAATCCGTTTCGAACGTGACCGTTCTGTAGACTACGGAAATCGCATTGATCAATTACTCAACCAAATTCATCAACAAGATCAAGCAGAATAAGCCAAAGAGACTAGCTTAGCCTAGTCTCTTTTTTGATGGCTCAAAATGTGACTTAGTCAGCACAAGTATGAGGAGGGCGACTTGTTTAACTAGTCTATTTAACCTATAATAAGAGTTAGATATTTTTGCCAAAGAGAAGGTGACATCCGTGAATATTGAAAACCAGATTCAACAGAGTCAAGTTACGCATTTATCTCAGCTTCTTACAGATGCTCTTGAGCGAGCCTTTACTTCCATGACCTCACCCCAGCAGCAAGCCTTATTAGCCAAGCTTAAGAATTTAGCGGATCAAGGGGACTACTCGGCTTATGTGGCAGCTATTCAGCCACTGGCTGAAGAAGATTTAGCGCTAGTAGCCCGTTACTTCTCGGCCTTGCCATTCCTGATTAACATCGCAGAAGACGTGGAGTTAGCTAGTCAGATTAAAATGAAACGTTGTCGTCACACTGATTTAGAAGGGGAGTTGCCGGCTACATTGGCTGCCATCAAGCAAGCAGGCAAGGGACAAGTGCTTGAACGTCCCATGACCATTGAGCCAGTCTTAACGGCTCACCCAACTCAGGTTCAACGTAAGTCCATGTTAGATCTCATGGATAAGCTTTATGGCCTTTTAAGGGATTATCGTAACACGAGACCGGAATTTTTAGACAGACAAGCTTGGCAACACGAGCTTGAAGCCGTCATTGAAATTATCTTAGGCACAGATTTGATTCGCGAGCAGAAGCTACAAGTCGCAAACGAAATCGCCAATGTTATGACTTATTATCAGAAATCTCTGATTGAAAGTATTACAGATATTACCCTTAATTATCGCCAAGCCCTAGATTCAATGGAGATAGAGTCACAGCAAGCCCTGCCCATTACCATGGGCATGTGGATTGGTGGGGATCGAGATGGCAACCCTTATGTGACTGCGGAAACCTTACGCCTGACTGCCCACATTCAATCACAAGTCATTTTAGACTATTACTTAAGTAGCCTGGATCAGCTTTATCGCCGCTATTCTTTCTCCAGTGATTTGGTGTCTGTGACCCCAGAATTGGCTGCTTTAGCAGAAGTTTCTGGAGATTACTCTATTTTCCGCCAGAAGGAGCCCTATCGTAAGGCCTTAAACACCATTAAGAATCGCCTTTGCGCTAGCAAATCCTTAATTTTAGGGGAGGATTCTCAGCCTCAAGTCCAAGCCTATCCAGATGCCGAGACCTTCAAGGCTGACTTAAACATTGTCCTTGCTGCACTTAAGGCTGATGGTAAGGAGTCACACACTTTAGCTCCTCTAGAATCCTTAATTGTTTGTGCAGAAATATTTGGTTTCCATTTAGCCAGTATCGACCTAAGACAAGACTCCAGTATCAATGAGGCTTGTGTGGCTGAATTATTGGCACAATCCAAGGTTGAGGAAAATTATAGTCAGCTAGATGAAGCAAGCAAAATCCAGTGCCTCTTACACCAGTTAACCCAAGAACCTCGTCGCTTATCGAGCGCCTTAAATCAACCATCTGATATTCTGAATCGTGAGATGGCTATTTATCAAGCCGTCGCTGACCTACAAAATCGTTTGGGCCATCGCATCATCAAACGCCATATTATTTCTCATACTACTTCTGTTTCTGACTTGTTAGAGTTGGCTTTGCTCTTCAAGGAAGTAGGCTTAATCGGCCCTGACTGGGCACATGTCCAACTAGTGCCACTCTTCGAGACCATTGAAGACTTAGAAGAAGCCCTAGAGGTCATGACTACTTACTTGCGCCTACCTCTTGTTCAGAAATGGCTAGCAAGTCAAGATTGGTGTCAGGAAATTATGCTAGGCTATTCGGATTCCAACAAGGATGGGGGATACCTTGCTTCTGGCTGGGCTCTCTATCTAGCACAGAATAAATTAACCCGTTTAGGTAGGGAAGAGGGCATTACCATTAGCTTCTTCCACGGTCGTGGGGGAACCGTCGGACGTGGCGGTGGTCCAAGTTATGAGGCCATTATGTCTCAACCTATTGGGACTATTAACCGTTTGATGCGGGTGACAGAGCAGGGTGAAGTCATTGGGACCAAGTATGGTAATCCCGACACAGCCTATTATCAATTGGAAAACATGTTAGTGGCCTCCTTGTCTCACGTCTTGTTAGCCCATGAAGTGCAAGACAGCAAACCTTATGAAGCAGTTATGAATCGCTTGGTTGATTGGAGCTATCAAGCCTATCGCCAATTAGTCTTTGCAACTCCTGGCTTCTCCGATTTCTTCTTCCAAGCAACGCCAATTAAGGAAGTTAGCCAGCTTAATATTGGATCTCGTCCTGCCTCACGTAAGAAGGTGACCGATATTGATGGTCTGCGGGCTATACCTTGGGTCTTCTCTTGGTCACAGAGTCGCATGATGTTCCCAGGTTGGTATGGTGTAGGAACCGCCTTCCAACGTTTTATTGAAGAAGACCCTAGTCATCTAGCTTTATTACAAGAAATGTATGCAGAATGGCCATTCTTCCGGGCTTTACTATCTAATGTAGACATGGTCTTGGCTAAGTCTGATATGGAAGTGGCGCGTTACTATAGCCAACTAGTTGAGGATCCTGAGGGACAAGCTATTTTCCAAACCCTAGAGACAGAGTGGCAACGCACCAAGGATCTCCTCTTACAAATAGAAGGGGAAGTGCAACTATTGGCACAAAATAATTACCTGCGTGATTCCTTAGCCATGCGTCTACCTTACTTCAATGCCCTTAATTACTTACAGGTGGAACTGATTAGACGGTCTCGTCAAGAACCGCTCAGTCCTTTGGCTAGCAAGATTTTGCACATTACCATTAATGGGATTGCAACTGGCTTGCGTAACTCTGGTTGATGACACTTCTGAAGCCCTTATCTAAGCCCTTTGTTAGTCTTTTGGCCTTAAATCTGATATAATAAATCGTTATGAAATTTAAAGGAGCGTCGCACACTATGTATCACGGAATCTTGGTAATCAATAAACCAGTTGGCATGACCAGTCACGATGTTGTCTTTAAATTACGCAAAATCCTCAGAACCAAACGCATTGGTCACACCGGTACTTTGGATCCTAACGTGGCGGGTGTCTTAGTCTGTTGTATTGGCCAAGCGACGAAGTTAGTAGAAGACCTCATGGACGGCCAAAAGGGTTACCGGGGTGAAATCACCTTGGGATTTTCTACCGAGACGGAGGATGCCGATGGGGCGCCTGTCGAACATAAGCGACTTAAAGAGCCAGTGTCTGATGCCGCAATTGATGCCGCCATGGCGACTTTTCTAGGAGAGATTGTTCAGATTCCGCCTTATTACTCAGCCGTTAAAGTAGGCGGCAAGCGTCTCTATGAATATGCGCGTGCAGGTCAGCAAGTGGAACGTCCACGCCGAATAGCTCGGATTGACCGCTTTGAACGACTAGGGGCTAGTGAATTCGACCCACATGAAGGCCTACAACGCTGGTCTTTTGATGTCCAATGTGGCAAGGGAACCTATGTTAGAACCCTAGCAGTTGATTTAGGAGCTAAGCTAGGCTATCCAAGTCACATGTCTCATCTGGTCCGTTATATGACGGGGGGCTATAGCTTGTCTCAGGCCCATAGCCTAGAAGAAGTAGCCCAAGCGGCAGATCAAGGGCGAGTTAGCCATATCCTAGTCCCACTGGATCAAGCAATCAACTTCTGCCCACACTACCACTTGCAAGATTCAGAGTGGACCATAGTCAAGAATGGGCAGGTTGTGCCAAGCACTGCTTTCAACCTAGCTCTCAAAGAGGCTACCGCTTGCTACTACCAAGGCAAAGTTCGTGCCATTTACGGGCCGCATCCAAGCAAACCTGGTATGGTCAAGCCCTTGAAGATGTTTACCTATGAAGAGGAGTCACGATAGACAACATGGAAATTATTCGTATACACCATCCAAATCTTCCGCAACTTAAGGGGCCTATTGTCTTGGTTTTAGGATTCTTCGATGGCGTGCATCGGGGGCATCAGGCTGTCATTCAAGCTGGTCGCCGCGAAGCCGACCGTTTAGGCCTGCCTTTGGCGGTCATGACCTTCAACCAACATCCTAAAATCGTATACAGTCGGCTGACAGCAGCTGAGATGGATTACCTATCAGACTTAGACCGTAAGATGGAATTACTTGAAGCCAATCAGGTGGATATGGTCTTCTTAGTCGATTTTACCTATCCCTTTGGCTCCCAATCTCCTCAAGCTTTTGTTGAAAAATACATTGTCGGCCTTAAGGCTCAGGTAGTGGTAGCGGGTTTTGACTATACTTATGGTCCAAAAGAAGAAGCCAACATGTCCACCTTACCGCAACACGCAGCTGATCGCTTCCATATTATTGAAGTGCCTGAACTTGTGCTTAATCAAGAAAAAATCGGCTCGACACCCATTCGGGAACTCTTGCGAGAAGGAAAAATCGATGAGGCCAATTTGGCTCTAGGCTATGTCTATGAGACCAGCGGTGTGGTCGTTCATGGTGAGAAGCGAGGACGAACCATCGGCTTCCCAACGGCTAATATTCGTCCCAAAGCTGGCCAAGTCCAACCAGGGCCGGGCATCTATGTAGTCGAGATTCAAGTTAACGGCATTTGGCATCAAGGCATGGCTTCGATTGGCTATAATGTGACCTTTGAGACGGATACAGGTCTGACCTGTGAAGTGCATATTTTTAACTTCAACCAACTCATTTATGGTGAAACTGTCAAGGTTCGTTGGCACCACTATCTACGTGGCGAAGTTAAGTTTGAATCAGTGCAAGGCCTTATTCAACAACTGCAGACTGACCAAGCAGCCTCACAAGCTTACTTTCAGCAAATTAAGAAGGAGGGTTAGCATGCAAGCCAAGGCCGCCTATATACATATTCCTTTCTGCAAGAAAATTTGCCATTATTGTGCCTTTAATAAGTTTTTCTATGATGGCCAACCAGTCGGGGATTACCTGGCCGCCTTGGACCAGGAAATGGCTGCCTATGGCCTCGATCAGACGCAGCCCCTGGACACCCTCTATATTGGGGGCGGGACCCCAAGTTGCTTGTCTTTGTCTGAGTTAGACTATTTGCTAGCCTCTATTCACCGGCGCTTGCCACTAACGGACAAGACCGAATTTTCTTTTGAGATTAACCCAGGTGAACTTAGCATAGAAAAATGTCGTCTGCTCAAAGACCAAGGAGTCAACCGTATTAGCATGGGAGTCCAGACCTTCAATGACCGACTACTGCGTAAAATTGGACGTAACCATCGGGAAAAGCAAATCTACCAATCCATCGACTGGTTTCGCCAGGTAGGCTTTGAAAATCTCAGTATTGATTTGATTTTTCGTTTGCCAGAACAGACTTTAGCAGACTTCGATGAGAGTTTGACCAAGGCCTTATCTTTGGATTTGCCTCATTATTCCCTTTACTCTCTGATTATTGAGAATCAGACGGTCTTCCAGCAACTCATGCGCCAGGGCAAGTTGCCCCTGCCTAGCGAGGATGTAGATGCTGATATGTTTCAATTGGCCATCGACCGGCTTAAGGAAGCAGGCATTAACCAGTACGAAGTCTCCAACTTCGCCAAACCAGGCTATGAATCGCAACACAATCTAGGTTACTGGCGTTATACGCCTTACTATGGTTTTGGTGCGGGTGCCCATGGTTTCCTAGATGGGACGCGTTATTACAATCACGGGCCCGTTCACCATTATCTTAAACAATTAAGAGCCGGAAATAAGCCCATTATTGACGCCAGTCCCCTGGACTTAGTTGATCAGATGGAAGAATTTCTCTTCTTGGCCTTGCGGACCACGCAAGGGGTCTGCCTGACAGACTTCCAAACACGTTTTGGCCATCGGGCGGAAGTCTTGTTTGCTGATTTCTTCAGACAGCAAGCTGAGCGTGGACTTTTAATAGAAGAAAGTGACCGTATTTATTTAACTACTAGGGGCCTTTTCCTAGCAGATTTAGTCTTTCGGGATTTGATCGGTTGGCTCAAGGAAAGACCGCAAATAATGAATAAGGAGGATTAATTGATGAATCGTAAATTTTTGAAAAATTTCTTTTTAGTGGTTTTAGGGAGTTTAATCTTTGCCTACTCCATTAATTTGTTACTCGTGCCTAACCATATGGGGGAGGGCGGCGTGACCGGGGTCACATTGCTACTCAAGTATACGCTAGGTTGGGATAACGCCATCACTTACTGGATCATCAACGTGGTCCTCTTAATTATTGGTTGGCGTTATCTAGAGCGGGAAACCCTCTATTTGACCATTGTATCGGTTATGTGTATTTCCATCTTTCAGAAGATTCTGCCTTCCACAGGCTTTATCCCTGAAAATTCCATGATTATTCCTCTTATGGCAGGTGCCATGATTGGGGTAGGGCTTGGTTTGGTCTTCCTAGGCGGCGGGACCACTGCTGGGGCTGACATTATCGTGATGATTCTCAATAAATATTTTGGGATTAACACCTCTGCTGGTTTCCTCATGATTGATACGGTCGTTGTACTTTCAACTTCCTTTGTTATCGGCTTAGAGAAGACAGTCTTAACCTTAGCCATGCTGGTTGTCTTTACCCGCATCATGAACTTCATCTTAGAAGGTTTCAACCCTAAGAAGTCCGTTACCATCATCTCTAAAGAATCGGATAAAGTGGCGCAGGCTATTTCTCAACGCATTCAGCGTGGGATTACCATCCTCAAAGGGGAAGGTTACTACACCCGCAATGAGAAAGATGTCCTCTTCATCGTGGTTAGCCGTAACCAGATCCTGGCTCTGCAACGGACGGTGCTTGAGATTGATCCAACTGCCTTTATGATTATCTCCAATGTCCAACAAGTACACGGGGAAGGCTTCTCCTTCTATCTAGATGCTGAGACTGGCCAACAGATTCCTCATCGCTAAAAAGCTTATAAACTCGCGCTTTTAACTAGTGCGAGTTTTTATTCTGAGCGAAATTAGCACTCTAACAAAAAGAGTGCTAAAATTTATGTCCAAAAGGGTTGACAGGGGGTAAAATAGGGTGTATACTAGCATTAGCACTTGAGGTAAAAGAGTGCTAAAAAAGAGGTGAGAACAATGTTAACAGCTAGGCAACAACAAATTTTACAGTTGATTGTGCAGCTGTATGGCCAGTATGAAGAACCGATTGGGTCTAAGACCCTGCTTCAGAAGAGTCTATTGGATGTCTCACCGGCAACCGTACGAAACGATATGTTGGCACTTGAGCGCATTGGCTATCTCAAGAAGGCTCATTCTTCTAGTGGACGGATTCCATCCTTTGATGGCTACCGCTACTATGTAGATCAACTGATTGAGGATCAAGCAGATATTCAAATGGCCAAGCAAGATAGTGAGGTAATTCAATCTATCTTCCGAGATCGCCATTTTGACGCCATGCAGCACGCCCAATTGGCGGCTGATATCTTAGTCTCCTTGACTGGCTATACGGCCGTCGTTTTGGGAGAATCCAAGGAACAATATCATTTAAGTGAGTTCCGCTTGATACAACTCAGCGAGAGTCGGATTGTCGCCATTGTCTTGACTGACAAGGGAAGTGTTGAAAGTGATCTAGTAGATTTACCACGATCCTTAAGTCGAGAGGACTTGGGTCGTTTGACTCAAGCTATCAACCAGGAAATTGTTGGCTTATCCTTACTAGAAGCTCAGCAACGACTTAAATTGACCTTGCCACTCTTGATGCAGCGCTTAGTTGGCTTCCAAGTCGACTTTTCGTCAGTTATCACCAAATTAATGCGCCATTTGAAGGGGCGTAGTTACTATGTCAGTGGTAAGAATAACTTATTCGATTCAGTAGAAGTGTCAGATTACAAGCGACTCTTCAACCTAATCGATGGGTCAGCAGAAATGTTCCAACTACTTGAAGCCAAGCAAGGCTTAGCAGTTGAACTGGGATTGGGAGGCCTAGCAGACGTCAGTCTAGTGACCTCATCCTATCAGTATCAAGCACAACAGGTCATCATCGGCCTAGTTGGTCCCGCTACTATGCCTTACCAGCGTGTACTGGGCTTGATGCATCACATCACGCATGAACTGGCCCATTATTAAGTAGCCACACCCAGAATTACCAAACCCTTAAAGGAGGCGATTACGTGTCAAACACAGAAAAAGAAGTGCTCAAGCAAGACACGCCTGTTCAAGATGAAATGCTTGATAAGATTCAAGACAGTGCTGATCAAGAAGAGGTTCAAGTTGATCAATCAAGCCAGAGCCTAGATCAAGCCATTGAAGAAGCGGAAGATCAAGTGAGTCAACTAGAGGCAGAAAAAGAGGCCTTATCTGACCAACTCTTACGCTTGCAAGCAGAAATCCAGAACATGCGACGCATTAACCAACGTGAACGCCAAGATGCAGCAAAATATCGCTCGCAAAGCTTGGCTAGCCATCTCTTAGATGTAGCTGATAACTTGGAACGCGCCTTAGCAACCCCAGCTGAGTCTGAAGATGCCAAAGCCATCCATAAGGGCATCGAGATGGTTTACAAGCAGTTCCAACAAGCCTTTGAAAAAGAAGGCATTAGCGTTATTGACCCATTGAACCAAGCCTTTGATCCTAATTTCCATCAGGCAGTTAGTATGATGCCTGCAGGCGAGGGTCAGGAAGCTGATACCGTCATTAATGTCTTGCAAAAAGGCTATATGCTACAAGACCGGGTCTTAAGACCTGCCATGGTCATTGTCGCTCAGTAACAATTTAATGAATATTCCAGACTAAAAAATCAAACTAAAAGAAAAGAGGAAACTATTATGGCAAAAATTATTGGTATTGACTTAGGGACTACAAACTCTGCCGTATCTGTCTTAGAAGGCGGCGAAGCAAAAATTATCCCAAACCCAGAAGGTAACCGTACAACGCCATCTGTTGTGGCTTTCAAAAATGGTGAAATCCAAGTAGGGGAAGTAGCTAAGCGTCAAGCCGTTACCAACCCATCAACCGTAAGTTCTATCAAGCGTCACATGGGCGACGGCAGCTACAAGGTCCACATGGACGGCAAAGACTACACACCACAAGAAATCTCTGCGATGATTCTCCAATACTTGAAGTCTTATGCAGAAGACTACTTAGGTGAGAAGGTTGATAAGGCCGTTATCACCGTACCTGCCTACTTCAACGACGCACAACGTCAGGCTACCAAAGATGCTGGTAAAATCGCTGGGTTAGAAGTTGAACGTATTGTCAACGAACCAACAGCCGCTGCTTTGGCCTATGGTTTAGACAAGACGGACAAAGAAGAAAAAGTCTTAGTCTTCGACTTAGGGGGCGGTACCTTCGACGTATCCATCCTTGAATTAGGTGATGGCGTCTTCGACGTATTGTCAACTTCAGGGGACAACCACTTAGGTGGGGACGACTTCGACCAAAAGATTATGGACTACTTAGTTGCTGAATTTAAGAAAGAACATGGTGTAGACCTTTCTAAAGATAAGATGGCCCTCCAACGTCTTAAAGACGCTGCGGAAAAAGCTAAGAAGGACTTATCTGGTGTGTCTACTACCCAAATCAGCTTACCATTTATCACTGCGTCAGCTGAAGGCCCACTTCACTTGGAATTAACCTTGACGCGTGCTAAGTTCGAAGAATTAACACACGATTTAGTAGAACGTACTAAACAACCTGTTCGTCAAGCCCTCAAAGATGCTGGCTTATCTCAATCCGATATCGACGAAGTAATCTTGGTTGGTGGTTCTACTCGTATTCCAGCCGTTGTAGAAGCGGTTCGTAAGGAAACTGGCAAAGAACCTAACAAATCTGTTAACCCTGACGAAGTAGTGGCGATGGGTGCTGCTATTCAAGGTGGGGTTATCTCCGGTGACGTTAAAGACATCGTCCTCTTAGACGTAACACCATTGTCATTAGGGATTGAAACCATGGGTGGCGTCTTCACTAAGTTGATTGACCGCAACACGACCATCCCAACAAGCAAGTCACAAGTCTTCTCAACAGCAGCTGACAACCAACCTGCGGTAGACGTACACGTCCTTCAAGGGGAACGTCAAATGGCGGCTGATAACAAGACCCTCGGTCGCTTCCAATTGACCGATATTCCACCTGCACCACGTGGTATCCCACAAATCGAAGTTACCTTTGACATCGACAAGAACGGGATCGTTAACGTAAGTGCTAAGGACTTAGGGACAGGTAAAGAACAAACTATCACCATCAAGTCTAGCTCAGGTCTGACTGATGAAGAAATCGACCGCATGGTCAAAGACGCGGAAGCTAACGCTGAAGCCGACAAGAAACGTCGTGAAGAAGCTGACCTCCGTAACGAAGTAGACCAATTAGTCTTCCAAACTGACAAAGTCTTAGCTGACCTTAAAGACAAGGTTTCTGAAGAAGAAGTTAAGAAGGCTGAAGCAGCTCGTGACGAACTCAAGGCAGCCATCGAAGCTAATGATTTAGATCAAATGAAGGCTAAACGTGACGCCCTCAATGAAATCGTCCAAAACTTAACTGTTAAACTCTATGAGCA
This genomic window contains:
- the dnaK gene encoding molecular chaperone DnaK, whose protein sequence is MAKIIGIDLGTTNSAVSVLEGGEAKIIPNPEGNRTTPSVVAFKNGEIQVGEVAKRQAVTNPSTVSSIKRHMGDGSYKVHMDGKDYTPQEISAMILQYLKSYAEDYLGEKVDKAVITVPAYFNDAQRQATKDAGKIAGLEVERIVNEPTAAALAYGLDKTDKEEKVLVFDLGGGTFDVSILELGDGVFDVLSTSGDNHLGGDDFDQKIMDYLVAEFKKEHGVDLSKDKMALQRLKDAAEKAKKDLSGVSTTQISLPFITASAEGPLHLELTLTRAKFEELTHDLVERTKQPVRQALKDAGLSQSDIDEVILVGGSTRIPAVVEAVRKETGKEPNKSVNPDEVVAMGAAIQGGVISGDVKDIVLLDVTPLSLGIETMGGVFTKLIDRNTTIPTSKSQVFSTAADNQPAVDVHVLQGERQMAADNKTLGRFQLTDIPPAPRGIPQIEVTFDIDKNGIVNVSAKDLGTGKEQTITIKSSSGLTDEEIDRMVKDAEANAEADKKRREEADLRNEVDQLVFQTDKVLADLKDKVSEEEVKKAEAARDELKAAIEANDLDQMKAKRDALNEIVQNLTVKLYEQAAAQAQAAQGDGQAQADTNAAGDDVVDAEFEEID
- the grpE gene encoding nucleotide exchange factor GrpE, which produces MSNTEKEVLKQDTPVQDEMLDKIQDSADQEEVQVDQSSQSLDQAIEEAEDQVSQLEAEKEALSDQLLRLQAEIQNMRRINQRERQDAAKYRSQSLASHLLDVADNLERALATPAESEDAKAIHKGIEMVYKQFQQAFEKEGISVIDPLNQAFDPNFHQAVSMMPAGEGQEADTVINVLQKGYMLQDRVLRPAMVIVAQ
- the hrcA gene encoding heat-inducible transcriptional repressor HrcA encodes the protein MLTARQQQILQLIVQLYGQYEEPIGSKTLLQKSLLDVSPATVRNDMLALERIGYLKKAHSSSGRIPSFDGYRYYVDQLIEDQADIQMAKQDSEVIQSIFRDRHFDAMQHAQLAADILVSLTGYTAVVLGESKEQYHLSEFRLIQLSESRIVAIVLTDKGSVESDLVDLPRSLSREDLGRLTQAINQEIVGLSLLEAQQRLKLTLPLLMQRLVGFQVDFSSVITKLMRHLKGRSYYVSGKNNLFDSVEVSDYKRLFNLIDGSAEMFQLLEAKQGLAVELGLGGLADVSLVTSSYQYQAQQVIIGLVGPATMPYQRVLGLMHHITHELAHY
- a CDS encoding YitT family protein, which gives rise to MNRKFLKNFFLVVLGSLIFAYSINLLLVPNHMGEGGVTGVTLLLKYTLGWDNAITYWIINVVLLIIGWRYLERETLYLTIVSVMCISIFQKILPSTGFIPENSMIIPLMAGAMIGVGLGLVFLGGGTTAGADIIVMILNKYFGINTSAGFLMIDTVVVLSTSFVIGLEKTVLTLAMLVVFTRIMNFILEGFNPKKSVTIISKESDKVAQAISQRIQRGITILKGEGYYTRNEKDVLFIVVSRNQILALQRTVLEIDPTAFMIISNVQQVHGEGFSFYLDAETGQQIPHR